A stretch of DNA from Granulicella pectinivorans:
AGGTCCTGATGGGCGCGGGAGGGGACGTCGCCCATGGGCATGAGGAGCGCGTTTTCGATGTGGGCGGTGTCGAACTCCCATTTTTCGCGGACGTCGATGAGGACGGGCGGGTTGGGGGAGGCGAGGAGGGCGGCGGCGTCTTTGGGGGTGATTTCGGGGTTCAGCATGTGTCTCTCCGGGTGAGTTTGGGGCGTTCCACCCACATCTCAGAGGCGAGATGTGGGGAACCCGGTTTGGTGGCGGTATTTAGGCGTTGGCACCGTGGCAGTTCTTGTACTTCTTGCCGGAGCCGCATGGGCATGGGTCGTTGCGTCCCACCTTCTGGCCGGTGGTGCGCTGGGTGGCGGCGTCGGTGGTGGCGGAGGCTCCGGCGGCGCGGGCGTTATCGAGGTCGCGCTGCTTCTTGCGCTGGAACTCCTTTTCGAGGGCGTCGATGGTGGTCGACGGGGCCTTGGTGGGGACCGGCACGGGCGCGGGCGGCGGGGTGGGGGTGCCGCTGACCGCTTCGAGGGCGGCCTGCTCGAACATCGTCTGTTGCGCGCGCTGCTGCTGGGCGGCGTTCTGGGCGAAGGCGAGCTGCTCGGCGGTCTCGATGGGCTGGCCGTCGGGTCCGATGATCTGCATGCGGAAGAGGTGGCGGGCGGTGTCTTCCTGGAAGCGGAGCATCATGCCTTCGAACATCTCGAAGGACTCCTTCTTGTAGGCGACGAGGGGGTCCTGCTGGGCGTAGCCGCGGAGGTTGATGCCTTCCTTGAGGTGATCCATGGCGAGGAGATGATCCTTCCAGAGACCGTCGAGGACGGAGAGCATGACGATGCGCTCGTGGTAGCGCATGGCGGGCGCGCCGAGGATCTGCTCCTTGATCTCGTAGCGGGCCTTGAGCTTGTTGAAGATGGTCTCGCCGAGGTCGTGTCGGCCGAGGGTGTCGACGTCGATCTTGTCCGGGCCTTCCTTGAACTGGGCCCCGAAGAGATCGTAGAGCTGGGTGAAGAGGGCGTCGGTGTTCCACTCGGCGGGCTGGGCCTTTTCCGGGGCTGTCTCGTCGAGGAGGTTGGAGAGGATGGTGGAGACATAGTCCTCGGTGATGAGCTGCTTCTGATCGACGCCTTCCATGAGCTGGCGGCGGAGGCCGTAGACGGCTTCGCGCTGCTTGTTCATGACGTCGTCGTACTCGAGGATGTGTTTGCGGGACTCGAAGTTCTGCGTCTCGACGGCCTTCTGTGCGGCTTCGATGCGGCGGGAGATCATGCCGGACTCGATGGGCACTCCCTCTTCCATGCCGAGGCGCTGGAGGAGGGTGGAGACCCACTCGCGGGCGAAGATGCGCATGAGGTCGTCTTCGAGGGAGAGGTAGAAGCGGGAGGCACCGGGGTCGCCCTGACGGCCTGCGCGACCGCGAAGTTGGTTGTCGACGCGGCGGGACTCGTGGCGTTCGGTGCCGAGGATGTGGAGGCCCCCGACTTCGAGGACGGCGTCGTGCTCGGCCTTTGCGGATGCGGTGTGCTGGGCGGTGATGCGGTCCCAGTCCGCCTGGGTGGTTTCGAACTCCTGTGAGTTGTAGTAGAAGCGGACCATGCCGGGGCCGGCGACGGGCTGGATGGCTCCTTCGGCTCCGGAGACGGCGCGGGCGAGGTTTTTGCGGACGAGCTCCTGGCGGGCCATGAAGTCGACGTTGCCGCCGAGGAGAATGTCGGTACCGCGTCCGGCCATGTTGGTGGCGATGGTGACCATGCCGAGGCGACCGGCCTGGGCTACGATCTCGGCTTCCTTCTCGTGGAACTTGGCGTTGAGGACGACGTGACGGACACCCTTGCGCTTGAGGATCTCGGAGAGGAGCTCGGACTTTTCGATGCTTGTGGTGCCGACGAGGACGGGCTGTTTGAGTGCATTGAGACGGGAGATCTCGTCGGCGAGGGCGAAGTACTTCTCCTTCGCGGTGCGGTAGACGACGTCGGGGTTCTCGATGCGCTGCATCTTGCGGTTGGTGGGGGTGACGACGATGTCGAGCTTGTAGATGCTGTCGAACTCGGCGGCTTCGGTCTCGGCGGTACCGGTCATGCCGGAGAGCTTCTTGTAGAGGCGGAAGTAGTTCTGGAAGGTGATGGTGGCGAGTGTCTGGTCTTCCTTGCGGATGGCCACGCCTTCCTTGGCTTCGACGGCCTGGTGGAGGCCATCGGACCAGCGGCGGCCGGGCATGAGGCGTCCGGTGAACTCGTCGACGATGATGACTTCGCCGTCCTTGACGACGTATTCGACGTCGCGCTTGTAGAGGTTGTGGGCCTTGATAGCGACTTCGACGTGGTGCTTGAGGTCCCAGTTTTCGGGGTCGGCAATGTTACCGATGCCGAGCAGGCCTTCGATCTTCTCCCAGCCCTCGTCGGTGACGGTGATCTGCCGGGACTTTTCGTCGACGACGAAGTCTCCGGACCAGGTTTTGGTTTCGACGGTTTCGATGAGTTCGCCGAGCTCGAGCTGGGGGATGATGAGGTCGACGCGGGCGTATTTGTCGGTGGTCTGGTCGGTGGGGCCGGAGATGATGAGGGGGGTGCGGGCTTCGTCGATGAGGATGGAGTCGACTTCGTCGACGATGCAGTAGTACTGGCCGCGTTGGACCTGGTCGGCGAGCTCGAACTTCATGTTGTCGCGGAGGTAGTCGAAGCCGAACTCGTTGTTGGTGCCGTAGGTGATGTCGGAGGCGTAGGCGTCGCGGCGCTGCTGGTCGGAGAGGTCGTGGACGATGACGCCGACCGAGAGGCCGAGGAAGCCGTAGATCTTGCCCATCCACTCAGCGTCGCGCTTGGCGAGGTAATCGTTGACGGTGACGACGTGGACGCCGCGGCCGGCGAGGGCGTTGAGATAGCAGGGGAGGGTGGCGACGAGGGTCTTGCCTTCGCCGGTCTTCATTTCGGCGATTTTGCCCTGATGGAGGATCATGCCGCCGATGAGTTGTACGTCGAAGTGACGCATGCCGACGGCGCGCTTGCCTGCCTCGCGGACGACGGCGAAGGCCTCGGGAAGGAGGGCGTCGAGTGCGGCCTTTTCGGCGGCGTAGAGCTCGTCGGGGTTCTCTTTGGGATCGATGTCCTTGACGGCGTCGGCGATGCGGGCGCGGAACTCGGCGGTCTTGTTGCGGAGTTCTTCGTCGGTGAGGCCGGTGAGGGTGGGCTCGAGTGCGTTGATCTGCTGAATGGTGGGGAGCATGCGCTTGACGGCGCGTTCGTTGCTGGTGCCGAAGACTTTGGCGAGAACGGAGTTGAGCACTTGGATTTTTCCTTACTGGGGTATGCGGGCGCGCATGGGCGCGGAGAATGTCGAGGGGGACTCTACCGGGAGGGAGTCTGGGTTCAGGAGGCGAAGGGGCGGGAGGTGCGTCGCCAGGGGTCGTTGGCGTAGAGGCCGGGGTGCTCGATGGGGAGAGCGGCTGCCGGATGGGTGGGTGCGTGGTCGATGAAGGCGGCGGATAGGGTTGCCGCCTGAAGGGTCAGGAGCGTGTGCTGGCCGCGTGCCGCGTGCGCGATGAGGATGCGCTGGGCGCGTGCGATGATGCTCTGGCTGAAGCTCGACTTCCCCTGGCTGGCGAGGGTCGCGGGGGCGCCGGTCCGGCTCATCTGGTCGCGGGACTGGCCGGTGAGCGCGAGACACGCTAACAGGACCGCCGACGCGATGAGTGTTCTGGACTGGCTCCTGCGGAGCATGGTGATTTCCTCAGGTATCAGTTTAGCCGAAAATTAGCCGAAAAGATGTCAGGCGCGGTGGCTGGATGGCGCGAGGCTGGAGCGCGACGTGTTCCGGACTGCATGAGGATGTCGCGTCGGCGGTTTGTTGGCTGAATCAATATCCGTGGGTTGGTTCCCAATGGGATGAATTTCCGAGGTGCTCGCTGGATGAAAATCTGCCTGGAACGGGCGATGAAGCATCGAGATACTCAGGCCAGAGCAGTTATGTTCCGCCTCTGAAAGGCGAACTCCTGATGTCTGACCCTATTTCCGACCTTACTTCGAACGCTGAGGATCCCTTCCGTCCAACTGCTCTTGCGTCTTCTTCCCTTCCGGATTCGCTGGACGAGGAGATTGTCTTGCTGGAGGGCGGGCGTTTTCGGTGGCTCGGTCAGTCTCCGGTTCTTGAAGAGAAGTTCGAAGCATCTTCGTCCGCACAGCGTTCCCGGCGGATGTGGATCGAAGGTATCTGCTGCGTGTTGCTGTACAACTGTTTCCTGATCTCCGATTCGATCCTGTTTCCGGGAACCTTCCTGCCTTTCCTGGCGGTTCGGCTTGGGGTGGCGACTCCACCTGCGATCGTGGTGCCGCTATGGGGGCGAAGAGTTTGTCGTTGTGCTGCCTGAGAGCTCGATCGGGGTGGGATTGCGCGTGGCGCAACGGATTCGTGTGCTGATCGAGGTTGCGGGCAGTCCGGCGGTCGGGCATCGGGTGGAGTATCAACATGGCTGGGCGACGGTGAGCTGCGGGCTGGCGACCACGTTGCCGGAGGCGGGGATGGACCGGAACGATCTGATCGTGAGGGCGGACGCGGCTCTCTATGAGGCCAAGGCGGAGGGTCGGAACCGGGTGTGCGTCGCGCAGGGACTGACAGAGGGGCTGCCGGTTTGAGTGGGGCGGGAGAGATGTTTCTTTGGGATTTGCTGCGTGAGGATTTGCTTTGTCAGGGCGTGGTTTCTTCCACGCCCTGATGGTGTTGCCGGGTCATGCGGCGATTGCCTGTGCGGCGTCGCGGCGGCCGGGGTGGAGGCGGATGGATTCCGGCAGGCAGAGAATGGGGATCTCGCAGCTTGTCAGGGTGGAGTTGATGGTGGTGCGGAAGAAGCCGCGATGGATGGTCTGTCCGCTGCCGACGATGAGGAGCTCGGCTTCGCTTTCACGGAGGAGTGCCTTGAGTTCGCGGCTCTCCGAGCCCATGCGGACGTGTATCTGAATCTTGAGCGAGGAGGGCAGTCCTGCGGCGATTTCGCCGATCATGTCGATGGCGGTTTCGATGCCGAGGGGGGCGCCGGTGTGGAGGGAGGTGATGAGTGTGCCTTCTGTCGTCTCCGGGACGATATAGAAGAGATGGAGCGTCGCTCCATGGCGCTGGGCGTGGGAGGCGGCGGCGGAGATATAGGCCGAGGGGCGATCGAGATCCTGGAGGTAGACGGCGATGTTCTTGCCGGCGACGGCGGCGTTGTTGCTGAGGGTGGCTTTGCCCATGGTCCAGATGGGCATGTCGAGGCTTTCGAGGAGGCGGGCGCGGGAGGAGACGTGGAAGGGGCGGGGGAGGCCGGTGCGGTCCGAGGGCGGCATGAAGAGAAGACCGTTGCGCTCGCGGGCGCAGAAGTCCTTGATGCTTTCGCAGGGGTCTCCGGCGAGGAGGACACGGCGGCAGTTTCTGTAGTTGTCGGCCTCGGCGTAAAAGGAGTTGAGCTGCGACTCGGCGTCGCGGCGGAGGATCTTCGACGGATCGTAGACGTGAAGCAGGGTGAGATCTGCCTTGTGGGAGTCGATCCAACGGGTGACGGCGGGGATGGCGGCGTGGCAGGCATCGGAGAAGTTCGTCGCGAAGACGATGTTGTCGGTCATGGAGTTCATGGTGGTTCTCCTTGGGGGTTGTGAGGAGGTTAGTAGACGAATCCGTCGGCGGACAGGATGCCACGCAGCGGTTTGGGGTCTTTCATGTGTTCGCGGAGGTTGATCTCGATGGTCCGCGTGAGGGCGGTCATGGGGGTGTCGTGGATGGTGTTCTCGAAGGGGTTCTCGATATCGCTTCCGACGAGGTCGGCGGCGATGAAGCTGAAGCTGATGAGGACCGAGACGATGGGGGTCATGAGGCCGAGATTCGCGACCAGTCCGAGAGGAACGAGATAGCAGAAGACGTTGACGAGGATACGGGGCAGGTAAGCGAACTGACGTGGGAGAGGGGTGTTCTTGATGCGTTCGCAGGCGCCCTGGATGTTGGAGAGCTGCGTGAGATTTTCATCGATGGCGACGGATCGGATGGAGTCGATGAGGCCACGTTCGCGGGTGAGCTGGAGGAGCTCGCCCATCTTGAGGTTGATGGCGGCAGGTATGTTAGAGGAGGTGCGGAGCTCTTCGATCTGTTCGGGGCTGAGCGAGGAGCTGAGCTCGGGGAAGGGGTTCTGCTTGCGGAGGTGGCAGCGCAGGGCGTGGGCGAAGGAGATCTGGTAGCGGACGAGTTGCTGTTTGAGCTCGAGTCCGTCCTGGCCACCGTCGTTGTCGATGAGGGTGAGGAACTGGCGGGCGAGAGAGCGTGAGGTGTTGACGAGCGCGCCCCAGAGCTGCCGGGCCTCCCACCAGCGACCGTAGGCGGCGTTGGTGCGGAAGGCGAGGAAGATGGTAAGGGCGGAGCCGAGGGGAGCGATGGGCAGGCCGTCGAGCGTGAGCAGCTTGGAGTGGGTGACGGAGTAGAGGCCTGCGACGGCGCAGTCGAAGATGAGGAGGACAAGCAGGCGGCGGGACGCCTGGGGCCAGATTCTTCGGAATGAGAGGTCGTTGCTTACGATCATGGTGATGAGTCTCCGTGTTTCGAATGTCTTGGGCTATATGACTGGAAATCGGGTGTAAAAGCAGCTATCGGCGGGGATGTCTTATGGCTGGTGGAGAGCGGCCGATGGAGGCTATCTTTCGATGGGTGCGGTCATCTTCCGGTGGGGTGGGTGACCGGCCGGTAGGCTTCGGGGTCTAATGAGATGTGCGACCAAGAAATCGACTTCGCTGGAAGGTATGGACGCGTACGGCGCTGAGCAACCGGGCGGCGGTGCTGACCGCTGCGGCTGCGATGGTCGCCGGACTGGCCTGGCTGGAGTGGCTGTTCCAGCTCGACTATTCGCTGGGGCTTCTGTATCTGTTTCCGGTGATCCTTGCGTCGACGGCTGTGGTGTGGTGGCAGGTGCCGCTGGTTGCGCTGCTGTGCGCGTTTACGCGAGGCCAGTTCGATCTGCCGGTGACGGAGCTGGAGCACTGGCTGCGGTTTCTGATGGCGACGGTGGCTTATTCGGGCTGCGGGCTGCTGGTGAACCAGATCACGTCGAGCCGGCGGAAGGCGCTGGCGCAGTATCTGCGGATACGCTTCGAGCAGAGGCTTCGGCATCGCGCGGAGGATCAACTGCGTCTGCTGGCGGAGAGCAGTCCTGCCGCAATCCTGACGATCGGGAGTGAGGGAAACGTGAGTGCCGCGAACCGTGCGGCGCACCAGATGCTTGGATTTGAGGGGGACGATTCGCTGGTGGATCAGCCGATTGCGGAGTATTTCCCGATCTTTCTGAATGCGCTTCATCTGAACCCGGAGATCGAACAGGTACGGACGTCGGCGACGACGTGGGCGAAGCGGAAGGAT
This window harbors:
- a CDS encoding rhodanese-like domain-containing protein is translated as MLNPEITPKDAAALLASPNPPVLIDVREKWEFDTAHIENALLMPMGDVPSRAHQDLDEDEPILVLCHHGARSLNVTMWLRQQGFSQAQSIAGGIESWSRQIDPTIPRY
- the secA gene encoding preprotein translocase subunit SecA; protein product: MLNSVLAKVFGTSNERAVKRMLPTIQQINALEPTLTGLTDEELRNKTAEFRARIADAVKDIDPKENPDELYAAEKAALDALLPEAFAVVREAGKRAVGMRHFDVQLIGGMILHQGKIAEMKTGEGKTLVATLPCYLNALAGRGVHVVTVNDYLAKRDAEWMGKIYGFLGLSVGVIVHDLSDQQRRDAYASDITYGTNNEFGFDYLRDNMKFELADQVQRGQYYCIVDEVDSILIDEARTPLIISGPTDQTTDKYARVDLIIPQLELGELIETVETKTWSGDFVVDEKSRQITVTDEGWEKIEGLLGIGNIADPENWDLKHHVEVAIKAHNLYKRDVEYVVKDGEVIIVDEFTGRLMPGRRWSDGLHQAVEAKEGVAIRKEDQTLATITFQNYFRLYKKLSGMTGTAETEAAEFDSIYKLDIVVTPTNRKMQRIENPDVVYRTAKEKYFALADEISRLNALKQPVLVGTTSIEKSELLSEILKRKGVRHVVLNAKFHEKEAEIVAQAGRLGMVTIATNMAGRGTDILLGGNVDFMARQELVRKNLARAVSGAEGAIQPVAGPGMVRFYYNSQEFETTQADWDRITAQHTASAKAEHDAVLEVGGLHILGTERHESRRVDNQLRGRAGRQGDPGASRFYLSLEDDLMRIFAREWVSTLLQRLGMEEGVPIESGMISRRIEAAQKAVETQNFESRKHILEYDDVMNKQREAVYGLRRQLMEGVDQKQLITEDYVSTILSNLLDETAPEKAQPAEWNTDALFTQLYDLFGAQFKEGPDKIDVDTLGRHDLGETIFNKLKARYEIKEQILGAPAMRYHERIVMLSVLDGLWKDHLLAMDHLKEGINLRGYAQQDPLVAYKKESFEMFEGMMLRFQEDTARHLFRMQIIGPDGQPIETAEQLAFAQNAAQQQRAQQTMFEQAALEAVSGTPTPPPAPVPVPTKAPSTTIDALEKEFQRKKQRDLDNARAAGASATTDAATQRTTGQKVGRNDPCPCGSGKKYKNCHGANA
- a CDS encoding diguanylate cyclase domain-containing protein, producing the protein MLPESSIGVGLRVAQRIRVLIEVAGSPAVGHRVEYQHGWATVSCGLATTLPEAGMDRNDLIVRADAALYEAKAEGRNRVCVAQGLTEGLPV
- a CDS encoding universal stress protein, whose amino-acid sequence is MNSMTDNIVFATNFSDACHAAIPAVTRWIDSHKADLTLLHVYDPSKILRRDAESQLNSFYAEADNYRNCRRVLLAGDPCESIKDFCARERNGLLFMPPSDRTGLPRPFHVSSRARLLESLDMPIWTMGKATLSNNAAVAGKNIAVYLQDLDRPSAYISAAASHAQRHGATLHLFYIVPETTEGTLITSLHTGAPLGIETAIDMIGEIAAGLPSSLKIQIHVRMGSESRELKALLRESEAELLIVGSGQTIHRGFFRTTINSTLTSCEIPILCLPESIRLHPGRRDAAQAIAA
- a CDS encoding bestrophin family protein, producing MIVSNDLSFRRIWPQASRRLLVLLIFDCAVAGLYSVTHSKLLTLDGLPIAPLGSALTIFLAFRTNAAYGRWWEARQLWGALVNTSRSLARQFLTLIDNDGGQDGLELKQQLVRYQISFAHALRCHLRKQNPFPELSSSLSPEQIEELRTSSNIPAAINLKMGELLQLTRERGLIDSIRSVAIDENLTQLSNIQGACERIKNTPLPRQFAYLPRILVNVFCYLVPLGLVANLGLMTPIVSVLISFSFIAADLVGSDIENPFENTIHDTPMTALTRTIEINLREHMKDPKPLRGILSADGFVY